Sequence from the Diorhabda carinulata isolate Delta chromosome 5, icDioCari1.1, whole genome shotgun sequence genome:
ACATatagtaaaaatgaaaatagagaaaaaagagaaaaataatcgAGACTGGAAACACTACTAAAAACGAAAATGGAGACCAAAAGATAAATagatagaacaaaaaaatgaactggTGTGAAAGAAACGGATATAAAAGGGAATGAAACTTTCATCCAACACCTGGAAAAGTAAAAGGAAAATAAGATATTACAAGAAATAAGTGATAATTGGGGAGAAAGCTTTtgtaattctatattttttattgccataaaaaaattataaaaataaacaccaCAAAGTTAATAATCATGTTAGATCAAATTATTCCATTGAAATAACACTTACCTCAAATAAAACACTGATAACATGCAATACTTGGTGCCAGCTAGCATTATATTGATAACTCAGTCCGATCTGAATACTTTGTATGCACTTTTCGATTTTAGATCTGTGTTGTTCTACTAATTCCTTGGTAGTACATCCATTGATTAAGGCATCTTTTAACAATATTTCCAAAGCGTGAGTGGCACTTGTCATTATTTGCGCTTTTTCAGACAGCCACAAATGAGTTAGAACATCAAATATCTTAGGCAATGCGGCCATTGCTAATGGAACATCAACactaaaaattcaaatgaataatgGACAGCAAAAGGACTGGAAAGCAAATTAAGGGGCAAAGAAATTAgggttttaacaaaaaaaaaacaaaagttaagaTCAGAAATCAGATAGATACTTACTCTGATAAATGTACGTGAGCTTGCTGCATTACAGTTACCCAAGCTTGTGTAGGTTGAACATCAGAAATAGACGGTTGGTATTCATAAAGAGCAGATATTAACTGAGCATTTAACTTTGCTGGAACGACAGTTCTCTGAGCAGAAAATAACGCATAGAGTACTTGCATACCGCAAGATGTAACAATGGGATAATTGAGTGTCATTAGCTTTAATATAGATTCacaacatttctaaaaaaaataaaatttatgaatcaaTCTATTGCACCAATTAAACTGGTAAATGTCTAAATTTATCCAATTGTGTTCGTCACTTGTGTTATCACTCTCCAGCTGAAGGAGAAACGCACTTTCATCACAATTGAAAACACTTATTACATTATTAGTTATATCTAATAGATCCTTAGATTCCAGATAAGCTCTTATTTACTCAAACCATTGTCCAATTTTCTCTTTCGATGCCTTTTTTCGTGAGTAAAATTTTGTTAGACATTTGGGTTCTTTTTCAGAAATGAACTGAACCATTGTCTACCCGGGCCAGAATTTCTGAAAGGATTCAGACGTTTCTTTATTTGCAGTAAAACTTGTACACTATCTAATAACTGATCTTTATGAACAAGGTGATGAGCCAAAGATAGTATCCATTGTTCTACCAAATATTCTTCTTCAGAGGTAAGAGGTGTAGTTGGTCCTGTACAACATACTAGAGGCAGCTTTTCATTTGACTTGTAATACATAAGGTAATTCTTGGCACAGAGTATAACGTGGCGAGCGTAGTTGCTACAGCTTCTAGATCTTCATTTATCTACTCTTtggaatatgaatatttttttggtactACATCTGCAATAAATGAGTTTCCATTAACTGACACCTGATGTGCCAATAATTGACACTCATGTCAATAACTGGAACCATTAACATTTTAGAACTCTTAGCGAGAGATGagctttgaaaataattggTACATGGTAATAATCACTTGATACAGTCATTGACACCTACGCCAACTTCAGATCATATGTTTTATTGACTAAACCTTATCCTCGAcaatatgaaataaatcaaacatatatattatggaataaaaaaaaatatttaaatcaattacCTTAACTAATCTCTCAAATTTTCACGTTCAACTGGTAACGAAACTTTTCACATTTTGGAACAGGCAGTTATCAGCTGATTTGTTTTATAGCTGGTAAGGCGTTgccaaatatattgaaattgaaatttttgtattgaaaacgGCTCATTTGGTGAAGATTCAACTTTAGGTGACAATTATCGGAACACTGTCAATAACTGGTGCATTTACcttattatggaaaaaactaacaatttttttttgttaaatcatttATGACTGTTTGATTTGACTAATAACCAAACTGCAGCAAATTAGGATCAAATAGGGAAATGGGAATCCATTAGAACAGTGAAGCATATCATAATTTACCACtatattttacagaaatttGCACTGGAGAGCTGGAATTAGGTTTGTTCAATATTTCACGTTGATATTCTTACATTGTAAAATACTCTCCAATACTGTATATGTTATAAATGAAGTACCTACTTTTATTGATAAACTTACTTAgatattttacatgaaaaactagcaacaattaaaattgtttcttaCCTTAATATGATTTTTAGAGAAATAGCAAATTATGTCTTTCATCAATCCAAGAATATGTAAAATAGTAGTTTGTCCAGCTTGAACTGAAGAAACTAAAACCGTACCTGAAGTACCACCCATGCATGAGTCAAGAGTTTGTTCACAGAATTCTGCAGCTTTATCAGCAGCCGGATTAGaggaattttcttttaaacaatTGCCAgatgttattattattgatacaGCACGTTGAGCTGCTTTTCTCCactagaaaatattcaataaaattagcAAACAATATATCTACTTGTATCACCATTTCCGCTCACTTTAGGTTTAGTATGTATACAAAAAGGATTCAGCAACGCATTGAAAATCTGTACTGTATATCCGTGATACCAAAGTGCTAACTCTTGGATTTTTAACAAATGTCCCAGAAttccaaaaattgatttcattattgtattattatcaCCATCTGAATAGTCTTTCAAGATATGCAACATCTTTAGagtaatatcatcaaaatatttctttaaaactcCATCTGGAACTGTTTTGATACCCATATTTAAGAGTGCCAAAAGAGCAGTTATTTGATCCTCATTCTTTTCTTCTGCATTGTATACTTCTTTAAGTGTTGTAATCTAtataaaatgagaataaaattatGCCAAAAAAAGAATTTGGAGTGAATATGGAGTAAGAAATATGCTTACAAGACAACAATAATACTCTGTAGATGTCCCAGTGCCACCCTGCTCTTTGATAACATCAGTAATTCCTGCCAATATAGCCAACATTTCCTTATGTAAAGCAGAATCTGATCGGAACACAGTCAAGAACCTATTAAAAGACATGTTGCTGCAATTTGACCATTCTGATGCAAATGATTTCATTGTCATATAGGAAGATTGGGTTCCAATAGAAGACTCTGCATCTTCTTCCATTTTTGCAGGTTCTTCAGCCTTGGGAACAAATgattgtattgcatcatgtttTCTTAAAGCATCTGATGTCAAATTGCTGGGacctgaaaaagaaaatttggcCAATATTGTTAACTGGGAAGTATATGatacaaaagtaaaatattaatatatttaataaagtaaaagtagacatataaataaaaaaccctAACCTAAATTTTCCTGGAAAAAGCGAGATTTGGCTATATCCCTATATTTTGTGATTCCTGGGTTTGAACTTGAGCTCTGGCCTTTCGGCCACCTTTTTCCCTTACTCTGACCTTTTAatttacttctaaattttccCATTTCTATCCAAACGTggttttattcttaattttatattaaattactgCTTGTAGTTTGTTGTAATACtgtaaaatcaatgaaataacttattaatttttagtttcatactagcaattaaactattttaacagttaaaaataaaatctgagTACCTACAGATAGCACaacatataaaaaacattttttggttATGTGCATTGGTGGAGGATTCACGACCAGGAATAATGCCTCAATATAAGAAGCATACAGGATATAGTTAGGGATAACAATGAgcttattatatattttattctagttattaaaatgttttattttaatcaattaatttagtTTGTAGTTTTATAATTAGGATTCGTAGTTTAGTATTGGGTTATGTGCAGCAATAAAAGTGTATTTTATTATCACCATATACTTGCACATTTTCACTCTTCACATTAATCACACTGTAGTACTGGTTTCTTCTGGAGTTAGTATTGATACACATTAATACAAAGTTTACAATTCTAAGCTGTTTATATGATAAATTTCTTCTGGATGGTAATTCCACGTTGATACATTATTTGgatttaattatttgaagatACGAGATTTGTTGTGCCGTGTGGTGATTTAGTTGCCAAAtgtattgaatgaattttttcaattatatccCTTCTCTAATTCTTCAACAATTATAAACGCcactatttttttgaaacttaatttttaattaatgggctctattattttctatttctttttatatttcacgAGAACTTTCCGGGCATAGTTAAAAAAGGAACTGGTGATTATTTCTTGGTAAAAAGTGAATAACTTACTGGACAGTAATAATGGGGattgaaaaaaaggaaaaatttgttGACAGTTTTCATAATCTCACTAGTTTTAACAAACTACCCACCATAAAGCATATTTTAGGTTATGCACACTATAAGCACGTGTATTTAAATAATACGAGatatgtcaatgtcaaaaatgtgtcaaaaattttcaaagttcttcTTAGCTTAGCCTGTCAAACTAAAAGACAACAGTTACCTTCAACAAATGTCAATAATTTGGTATATTTCTTTTCCTTGTCAATAGGATATCATTAAAAGACTTTTTTACAGAATTAATATTAACCgtttcaaattttccaattcttttaTGTAGATATTAGTGTTGCATCGGAACTCAGAACTGAAGAGACCTAGTACCATAGATAAAATACTAATTGAATTTACTATACTCGGAACTAATGTACATTGTCGACCTGTGAAAGCTCCATCTTTCACCgggaaaatattgatttaagtTTGTTGGGTGATTAATTTCAcgattaaaatgttttttaaaattgcaTTCTTgagtatttttaatgtttatttaacaAGCGCTGCCCTTTTCCTATGGAGTACTCATGAACTTAACATATCCTCCTTACAAGAATTTTCCACAAAAGAATTTGCTGATAttgtacaaaaattgaaaattccagATGTATTTGTTTTCCAGAGTCCAAATTATTTGTCTGGTAATATAAAGTCTGCGATGAAAGGATTTTATTCGATCTATAGTCCAAACGGAGTTTTGGAGTATGATAACATAATTGGTATGTAtgtctataaattatttttgatgcaccatgaaatatttttgtgataatggATATGAACTAACTTTGGGATCATGAGCTAGCACATTTAGACTGTGTGGTAAAATGACTAAAATTGcatttacaaaatttccaaTGTTGTACTGCTCATTAATATAGgaagtgaattttttataaatatatacaaatcaagaaaaaatcaaatttttttgtgtgctctatattcaattaatgaaaaaatttattaagattattctattttgagttttagatcatatagtttttttatggatataatttttcctaaaacaataaaataccACAGTTATGCTTGGATTTCAACTTAGGTAGCAACAATATATTGTGCACTAGCAATTATACTATTTggtcatatttttaattttgactttCAGAACTTACTGGAAACTCTGAAGAAGATTACAATATCATTGaacaaaatgtacaaaattctACTAATTTCATATCAGTCATTATAATTCCTAACTATGAACTGACTCGTTCAAAACGACAACTTGATACCACTGATACTAATACAGATCAAACTACTAAAGATATTCCTACAGGTCCAGTAATTTATAAGACAGTCAATGTCATTAAAAACGATATTTATGCATTACTATATTCTTCTAAACCTTTACTGTTCAAAAAGGATGATTCAGAAATATATTTAGGGAATGTAGCTGATGATATGATTATTTACGATACAcgattaaatattaatattcctCGAAGTAGCAGAGGAAAGATTACATTAAGATTTAGCTTTTCTTGGCAAAATGGATACTGGTACATGCCGTCTGTGAAGATTACCGATACACAAAGTAATGGAGATTATAATTTGTCTgcagttgaaaatatttttgctccAAAGTCTTTTTCTTATCATTGCAATGGTGAAACAGTATTCAGAGATAATTCAGGTGTGGAATTACGTTTGTATGACTTACAAGTTCAGATAGATtcgaaaaatggaaaatttggaGATGTAAATGATTGTGTCCCATTCATTACAGTACCCATTTGGTCTGGactattcatttcatttatattagGAATTGGTTTGGTAATAGCTTTGACGGCTATTATGGATATCAAAACAATGGATAAATTTGACAATTACAAAACTAAGAATTTGGTTATTACAGCATCcgattaaaatattgttttgtcaattttttcatgtaGCTTATCTTTCAGCTCTGTCCTATTGAAGCATGTCATGTGGATGTTATACCTATCGTGATTCTTTTGTCtgtgattttattttaagtgtaacaaaaaagaaatataataaaattcacaTTCTATCTAAATGTTTATATCTTGTTTCATTTGAATACCCTGTACATACAAGTACTATTAAATATATCTTTATACGAGAATTGCTACTTAacttttgagatagacaaataacaataaatatttatgattggatatgggtttatagtttttcaaaatattacccATTAACATTTTGGCTACGTTACCGGTCCCTGGGTATATGGAAATTGCAAATGTTTAAGATTTGCGAAAGCATAgacattacaattttttattctggCGCGGGAACAGTCCTGGGTACATATTTACATACACATACAAGAGCAAGCAATCGGCATTTAGTATTAGTTGTATTTCAATTGCATGTGTGTAGAATGTGCTAGTGATCCATACTGTATCTGTGGACAAACGGAAGACCTAAACCACATTTTTTTCGGATGCTCCATCAATCACCcccaattttgatttatataacaagctaattaaaataaaaatacctaCATCAATTACATTATCCAACATTTTAAACGGAGAAAACTACACCATTATAAAGCTAAtcatgaaatttatcaaaaaaaaatgagatataaacaaaaataataattataatacacatatacatttaaaactaaatatgaaaataagtcgAAAGAGAATCCTTCCTATCAAGACCCTGGTTCTAATTTTCCTAACCGAGGCAACAACCCAAATGAGAAATGCTCGGCCGTTGCCCCTGAGCCAGAAGAGTTTTAACCTTTTCGTGAGCGCTAGTCTTCTGAAACTTACCGTATCTTTTTCATTAAGTTTTAAAGTAAATAAGAATGGAACCTTATtcaaatagtaataaaacaagatTTGGAAAATTAAGTTCATATTTTGTTTCGTTGAAAACCTtacaagtaaaaataaataatgaaaacgatgataaatataacaacaaatgaattaaaatgtataacaataaaaagacggttttttcacttattttaacAATATGATGGGATGAGTAGTTGAGGAATACCATTTGCCAGTGGCAATTTATGTTTTGGGCATACAGTCaggctaaaaaataaaaaaaattatgaatattgttgGAATACGTATGATAATTACACAAATAAAAACTGGTGGTCTTATTGAAactattataaattcaaaaaataattgttgattcgGTAATTCTAGATCAGCATTGAGACTGTGTTATTCGATTGCATTGAATTAAatagatatacagggtgtcccagaaattgcacgccaggctgacacgggaggtagatcagctttagatctatcaaataaaagcaacatgacctcagtaaaagttttttagttttcgagatattaacacttttaggttttttcagaaaatctctactttttgccctatttttgtctgttatgggcataaaaaacctctaatttataattctatgaatattataccatttttaaaGAGCACTAAGTAGGCTAGTTTTTGAGAACATTTTCTGACTCAgtctggtacatttttttttcacagtcgctaaccaaactttagttaaggttttcgctttgaaacaaaaggtaagattgagttgttttttttgttaatgtcgtgctactttttattaaaatgaatactgggttgtctcaaccaactattagtggtagcccagaaaaaaaagaattataaattagaggttttttatgcccataacagacaaaaatagggcaaaaagagattttctgaaaaaacctaaaagtgttaatatctcgaaaactaaaaaacttttactgaggtcatgttgcttttatttgatagatctaaagctgatctacctcccgtgtcagcctgg
This genomic interval carries:
- the LOC130893811 gene encoding V-type proton ATPase subunit S1-like; amino-acid sequence: MFFKIAFLSIFNVYLTSAALFLWSTHELNISSLQEFSTKEFADIVQKLKIPDVFVFQSPNYLSGNIKSAMKGFYSIYSPNGVLEYDNIIELTGNSEEDYNIIEQNVQNSTNFISVIIIPNYELTRSKRQLDTTDTNTDQTTKDIPTGPVIYKTVNVIKNDIYALLYSSKPLLFKKDDSEIYLGNVADDMIIYDTRLNINIPRSSRGKITLRFSFSWQNGYWYMPSVKITDTQSNGDYNLSAVENIFAPKSFSYHCNGETVFRDNSGVELRLYDLQVQIDSKNGKFGDVNDCVPFITVPIWSGLFISFILGIGLVIALTAIMDIKTMDKFDNYKTKNLVITASD